The Pseudomonas bijieensis DNA window TGGTGGGCACTCTAAGGACTGCCGGTGACAAACCGGAGGAAGGTGGGGATGACGTCAAGTCATCATGGCCCTTACGGCCTGGGCTACACACGTGCTACAATGGTCGGTACAGAGGTTGCCAAGCCGCGAGGTGGAGCTAATCCCACAAAACCGATCGTAGTCCGGATCGCAGTCTGCAACTCGACTGCGTGAAGTCGGAATCGCTAGTAATCGCGAATCAGAATGTCGCGGTGAATACGTTCCCGGGCCTTGTACACACCGCCCGTCACACCATGGGAGTGGGTTGCACCAGAAGTAGCTAGTCTAACCTTCGGGGGACGGTTACCACGGTGTGATTCATGACTGGGGTGAAGTCGTAACAAGGTAGCCGTAGGGGAACCTGCGGCTGGATCACCTCCTAATCGACGACTCAGCTGCTCCATGAGCTCCACACGAATTGCTTGATTCATTGAAGAAGACGATTGGGTCTGTAGCTCAGTTGGTTAGAGCGCACCCTGATAAGGGTGAGGTCGGCAGTTCGAATCTGCCCAGACCCACCAATTTCATGGTGTCCCCGGTAAAGATACGGGGCCATAGCTCAGCTGGGAGAGCGCCTGCCTTGCACGCAGGAGGTCAGCGGTTCGATCCCGCTTGGCTCCACCATTACAGATTGGCACAACGTTTAAAGCTTAGAAATGAGCATTCCACCCCAGGGTGATGAATGTTGATTTCTAGTCTTTTGATTAGATCGTTCTTTAAAAATTTGGGTATGTGATAGAAAGATAGACTGAACGTTACTTTCACTGGTAACGGCTCAGGCTAAGGTAAAATTGTGAGTTGCTCTCATGAGCAAGATCGAATTTTCGGCGAATGTCGTCTTCACAGTATAACCAGATTGCTTGGGGTTATATGGTCAAGTGAAGAAGCGCATACGGTGGATGCCTTGGCAGTCAGAGGCGATGAAAGACGTGGTAGCCTGCGAAAAGCTTCGGGAGTCGGCAAACAGACTTTGATCCGGAGATGTCTGAATGGGGAACCCAGCCATCATAAGATGGTTATCTTGTACTGAATACATAGGTGCAAGAGGCGAACCAGGGAACTGAAACATCTAAGTACCCTGAGGAAAAGAAATCAACCGAGATTCCCTTAGTAGTGGCGAGCGAACGGGGACTAGCCCTTAAGCTTCTTTGATTTTAGCGGAACGCTCTGGAAAGTGCGGCCATAGTGGGTGATAGCCCTGTACGCGAAAGGATCTTAGAAGTGAAATCGAGTAGGACGGAGCACGAGAAACTTTGTCTGAATATGGGGACCATCCTCCAAGGCTAAATACTACTGACTGACCGATAGTGAACTAGTACCGTGAGGAAAGGCGAAAAGAACCCCGGAGAGGGAGTGAAATAGATCCTGAAACCGTATGCGTACAAGCGGTAGGAGCCCACTTTGTTGGGTGACTGCGTACCTTTGTATAATGGGTCAGCGACTTATTTTCAGTGGCGAGCTTAACCGAATAGGGAGGCGTAGCGAAAGCGAGTCTTAATAGGGCGTCTAGTCGCTGGGAATAGACCCGAAACCGGGCGATCTATCCATGGGCAGGTTGAAGGTTAGGTAACACTGACTGGAGGACCGAACCGACTACCGTTGAAAAGTTAGCGGATGACCTGTGGATCGGGTGAAAGGCTAATCAAGCTCGGAGATAGCTGGTTCTCCTCGAAAGCTATTTAGGTAGCGCCTCATGTATCACTGTAGGGGTAGAGCACTGTTTCGGCTAGGGGTCATCCCGACTTACCAAACCGATGCAAACTCCGAATACCTACAAGTGCCGAGCATGGGAGACACACGGCGGGTGCTAACGTCCGTCGTGAAAGGAAACAACCCAGACCGTCAGCTAAGGTCCCAAAGTTATGGTTAAGTGGGAAACGATGTGGGAAGGCTTAGACAGCTAGGAGGTTGGCTTAGAAGCAGCCACCCTTTAAAGAAAGCGTAATAGCTCACTAGTCGAGTCGGCCTGCGCGGAAGATGTAACGGGGCTCAAACCATACACCGAAGCTACGGGTATCACGTAAGTGATGCGGTAGAGGAGCGTTCTGTAAGCCTGTGAAGGTGAGTTGAGAAGCTTGCTGGAGGTATCAGAAGTGCGAATGCTGACATGAGTAACGACAATGGTGTGAAAAACACCCACGCCGAAAGACCAAGGTTTCCTGCGCAACGTTAATCGACGCAGGGTTAGTCGGTCCCTAAGGCGAGGCTGAAAAGCGTAGTCGATGGAAAACAGGTTAATATTCCTGTACTTCTGGTTATTGCGATGGAGGGACGGAGAAGGCTAGGCCAGCTTGGCGTTGGTTGTCCAAGTTTAAGGTGGTAGGCTGAGATCTTAGGTAAATCCGGGATCTTAAGGCCGAGAGCTGATGACGAGTTACCCTTTGGGTGACGAAGTGGTTGATGCCATGCTTCAAGAAAAGCTTCTAAGCTTCAGGTAACCAGGAACCGTACCCCAAACCGACACAGGTGGTTGGGTAGAGAATACCAAGGCGCTTGAGAGAACTCGGGTGAAGGAACTAGGCAAAATGGCACCGTAACTTCGGGAGAAGGTGCGCCGGTGAGGGTGAAGCACTTGCTGCGTAAGCCCACGCCGGTCGAAGATACCAGGCCGCTGCGACTGTTTATTAAAACACAGCACTCTGCAAACACGAAAGTGGACGTATAGGGTGTGACGCCTGCCCGGTGCCGGAAGGTTAATTGATGGGGTTAGCTAACGCGAAGCTCTTGATCGAAGCCCGGTAAACGGCGGCCGTAACTATAACGGTCCTAAGGTAGCGAAATTCCTTGTCGGGTAAGTTCCGACCTGCACGAATGGCGTAACGATGGCGGCGCTGTCTCCACCCGAGACTCAGTGAAATTGAAATCGCTGTGAAGATGCAGTGTATCCGCGGCTAGACGGAAAGACCCCGTGAACCTTTACTATAGCTTTGCACTGGACTTTGAATTTGCTTGTGTAGGATAGGTGGGAGGCTTTGAAGCGTGGACGCCAGTTCGCGTGGAGCCATCCTTGAAATACCACCCTGGCAACTTTGAGGTTCTAACTCAGGTCCGTTATCCGGATCGAGGACAGTGTATGGTGGGTAGTTTGACTGGGGCGGTCTCCTCCTAAAGAGTAACGGAGGAGTACGAAGGTGCGCTCAGACCGGTCGGAAATCGGTCGTAGAGTATAAAGGCAAAAGCGCGCTTGACTGCGAGACAGACACGTCGAGCAGGTACGAAAGTAGGTCTTAGTGATCCGGTGGTTCTGTATGGAAGGGCCATCGCTCAACGGATAAAAGGTACTCCGGGGATAACAGGCTGATACCGCCCAAGAGTTCATATCGACGGCGGTGTTTGGCACCTCGATGTCGGCTCATCACATCCTGGGGCTGAAGCCGGTCCCAAGGGTATGGCTGTTCGCCATTTAAAGTGGTACGCGAGCTGGGTTTAGAACGTCGTGAGACAGTTCGGTCCCTATCTGCCGTGGACGTTTGAGATTTGAGAGGGCTGCTCCTAGTACGAGAGGACCGGAGTGGACGAACCTCTGGTGTTCCGGTTGTCACGCCAGTGGCATTGCCGGGTAGCTATGTTCGGAAAAGATAACCGCTGAAAGCATCTAAGCGGGAAACTTGCCTCAAGATGAGATCTCACTGGGACCTTGAGTCCCCTGAAGGGCCGTCGAAGACTACGACGTTGATAGGCAGGGTGTGTAAGCGCTGTGAGGCGTTGAGCTAACCTGTACTAATTGCCCGTGAGGCTTGACCATATAACACCCAAGCAATTTGTATCCTCCAGGCCAAAGGCCAAGAGACCAGATTGCGGTGTGTGAAGACGACACGAACCGAAAGTTCGCATCGCTCACGAACGCAGCACACAAATCTATCGCATACCCATTCGCTGGCACGTGACCGCAAGGCACGTACCGGCTACCGAATTTCTTGACGACCATAGAGCATTGGAACCACCTGATCCCATCCCGAACTCAGCAGTGAAACGATGCATCGCCGATGGTAGTGTGGGGTTTCCCCATGTGAGAGTAGGTCATCGTCAAGATTAAATTCCGAAACCCCTATCTGCTGACGCAGGTAGGGGTTTTGTTTTGCCTGCAAGAAAAAGCTTGGCCAAAAAAAGGATGACCTGTGGGGCCATCCTTTTTTACATCGTGGCCCTTAAGCCTCGGGTACTGGACAGCTCAGATCCCCTTCCTTGCACTTGAGATAGGTCTTGAATGCTTCGACCCGGGCTTTGGTCTGGGTCGTGATGCAATTGTTGTAGATCAGTGGATACACGCTGCCGCCCTCGACCCCAGAGGCGGAAAAATTGCATTCGGCGTCACGGAAGCCTATCCAGGCACGCTGGGCCTTGACCAGCATTTGCTTGGCCTCGGGATTGTCCTTCAGGCGTGCTGTGATCTGCTTGTACAAGCTGTTCAGCTCGTTGTCGGCGGCCTTATTCTCTTTGGCTGCGCATTGGTTCATTTCGCCTTGAGTGGTGGCGTTGGCGCAGTCGTCGGCCTGGGCAACAGTGAAGAAAAGCAGCGGCATCAAGGCCATAAGCAAGCGTGGGGACATGTTCGGTCTCTCCTTGAGGGGTACGCCGTGGGAGTTTACATCGCCCATGCAGTTTTAAAGGTAGCGAGTGCTAAACAAGAGTCTGATACAACTTTCCGGTTGGCCTCGTGGTCTTACAAGCCTACTGTTGAAACACAGAGGTGACTCATGCATTCATCCGATCGCATTGAAAGAAAGATCCTGCTCAAGGCTCCGCGCTCTCAAGTCTGGCGAGCCCTGGCCAATGCCGAAGCCTTCGGCCAATGGTTCGGTGTCGCCCTGGAGGGGAAACGGTTTGTGGCAGGTGAGCGTACCCAGGGGCAAATCACTTACCCAGGTTACGAGCACCTCATCTGGGACGTGGCGGTGGAGCGGGTGGAGCCAGAGCGTGTGTTCTCGTTTCGCTGGCATCCTTACGCTGTCGAGCCTCAGGTGGATTATTCCCAGGAGTCTGAAACCCGGGTGCAATTCGAACTCGAGGACATGGATGGCGGTACCTTGCTCAAAGTTGTGGAGTCGGGCTTCAACAATATCCCCGAGGCCCGTCGGCTCAAGGCTTTTCGCATGGACAGCCGTGGCTGGGACGAGCAGATGGCCAACATTGAAGCTTTCCTGAGCAAGTCTTGATCTTGGCCTGCAGGGCTAAGGGTTTTCGGAGGGGGGTTGTATAGCGAATGTCTTACACGAGATGGTAGCTATGTCGTCTATTTCATTTTGGATCCGAGGCGTAATCTGGACTTATCCACTGAAGCACAGGAAGTGCTCAGGATCAGGGACGATCGACCTTGCAAGGAAAGCTATCGACAGGGAGTCGTAATGGTCTTGGAAAAACCCGCTTCGGCGGGTTTTTTTTCGCCCACAAAAAAGTCTGGAAAGGTTCTATAGCGAAACGCTTACA harbors:
- a CDS encoding lysozyme inhibitor LprI family protein encodes the protein MSPRLLMALMPLLFFTVAQADDCANATTQGEMNQCAAKENKAADNELNSLYKQITARLKDNPEAKQMLVKAQRAWIGFRDAECNFSASGVEGGSVYPLIYNNCITTQTKARVEAFKTYLKCKEGDLSCPVPEA
- a CDS encoding SRPBCC family protein, coding for MHSSDRIERKILLKAPRSQVWRALANAEAFGQWFGVALEGKRFVAGERTQGQITYPGYEHLIWDVAVERVEPERVFSFRWHPYAVEPQVDYSQESETRVQFELEDMDGGTLLKVVESGFNNIPEARRLKAFRMDSRGWDEQMANIEAFLSKS